One genomic region from Nymphaea colorata isolate Beijing-Zhang1983 chromosome 12, ASM883128v2, whole genome shotgun sequence encodes:
- the LOC116265739 gene encoding UDP-N-acetylmuramoyl-L-alanyl-D-glutamate--2,6-diaminopimelate ligase MurE homolog, chloroplastic, with product MAFLSSPLLPATTTILSSFSHSTRATDSPSLPVLFPRHRSRPYFLPAIVVRSARKSFYPSPAEDEPPEAPEDTAHGVSRFQQVSRQASRARKLQEEQYEKEKSIFLSALENTPDNPRLRNPSSADDGGDDIFSEIDRAIALKRQEFVEKGLIKPAPQPEQDAAEEVDDLSPEEVVDVDEISELQGLTVVSEDTQESEFEDDEEVSFKRASASSSSTLNVSSFDLDFSNLDRDEVRIVEPSFSMSLAQLLDESRVVPISVSGNLDVLIKGIQHDSREVTAGDLFVCCVGMKTDGHLYLNEADKRGAVAVVANKEISIDETLGCKALVIVEDTNSVLPRLSSCFYGNPSEKMSVIGITGTNGKTTTSYLVKGIYESMALRTGLIGTIAHYVHGNNQLESKNTTPDAVTLQKLMAKMVHNGTEALVMEVSSHSLAQNRCENVDFDIAVFTNLTRDHLDFHKTEVEYREAKAKLFRKMVDPERHRKVVNLDDPNAAYFVSQGNRDVPVVTFAMENKAADVYAVKFELSLFETQVLINTPRGMLEISSGLLGRHNVYNILAAVSVGIAVGAPLEDIVRGIEEVDAVPGRCELIDEEQAFSVIVDYAHTPDALSRLLDTVRELGPRRIITVFGCAGESDRGKRPMMTKIATDKSEVVILTSDNPKNEDPLDILDDMLAGVGWTMQDYLRHGENDYYPPLPNGHRLFLHDIRRVAVRAAVAMGEEGDIVVIAGKGHETYQLEGDKREFFDDREECREALQYVDELHQAGIDTSEFPWRLPESH from the exons ATGGCGTTCCTTTCTTCCCCTCTGCTtcccgccaccaccaccatcctctcctctttctcccATTCCACTCGTGCTACCGACAGCCCTTCTCTCCCAGTCCTCTTCCCTCGTCACCGCTCCCGCCCTTATTTCCTTCCCGCCATCGTTGTCCGCTCCGCAAGGAAGTCTTTCTATCCGTCTCCTGCAGAAGACGAGCCCCCGGAGGCCCCAGAAGATACCGCTCACGGCGTCTCCCGGTTCCAGCAGGTTTCTCGCCAGGCCTCCCGCGCCCGCAAGCTCCAGGAGGAGCAGTACGAGAAGGAGAAGTCAATATTCCTCTCCGCTCTCGAGAATACTCCTGACAACCCCCGCCTTCGCAATCCCTCCTCCGCTGACGACGGGGGCGACGACATCTTCTCCGAAATCGACCGCGCCATCGCCCTCAAGCGCCAAGAATTCGTCGAGAAAGGCCTCATCAAGCCCGCCCCACAACCGGAGCAAGACGCTGCTGAAGAAGTCGATGATCTGTCGCCCGAGGAAGTTGTTGACGTCGACGAAATTAGCGAGCTGCAAGGACTTACTGTGGTCTCTGAGGATACCCAAGAATCGGAATTCGAAGACGATGAAGAGGTAAGCTTCAAACGAGCttctgcctcttcttcttctactttgAATGTATCGTCCTTCGACCTCGATTTCTCGAATTTGGATCGTGATGAGGTTCGAATCGTCGAGCCATCCTTCTCAATGTCGCTTGCTCAGCTACTAGATGAGAGTAGGGTTGTACCAATTTCGGTTTCCGGCAATTTGGATGTGTTGATTAAGGGAATTCAGCATGACTCTCGAGAGGTTACCGCCGGGGACCTGTTCGTTTGTTGTGTGGGGATGAAAACTGATGGTCATTTGTATCTGAATGAGGCAGACAAGAGAGGGGCTGTTGCAGTGGTTGCGAACAAGGAGATCTCGATCGATGAGACGCTCGGATGCAAGGCGTTGGTCATCGTCGAAGACACGAATTCGGTGCTTCCCCGTCTGTCTTCCTGTTTCTATGGCAACCCATCTGAGAAAATGTCTGTAATTGGCATTACTGGAACTAATGGGAAGACGACGACCTCCTATCTGGTTAAAGGGATATATGAGTCAATGGCATTAAGAACTGGTTTGATTGGAACTATTGCTCATTACGTCCATGGTAACAATCAATTGGAATCGAAGAATACCACTCCTGATGCGGTCACCTTGCAGAAATTGATGGCTAAGATGGTGCACAATGGAACAGAGGCATTGGTCATGGAGGTTTCCTCTCATTCTCTGGCGCAGAACCGCTGTGAGAATGTCGATTTCGACATAGCAGTGTTCACGAATTTGACTAGGGACCATTTAGATTTTCACAAGACGGAAGTAGAATATAGGGAGGCGAAAGCCAAGCTGTTCAGGAAGATGGTCGATCCTGAACGACACCGGAAGGTTGTAAACCTTGATGATCCAAATGCAGCATACTTCGTGTCGCAGGGGAACAGAGATGTGCCCGTGGTTACATTCGCTATGGAGAACAAGGCTGCAGATGTCTATGCAGTTAAGTTTGAGCTTTCGTTGTTCGAGACACAAGTTCTTATCAACACTCCACGTGGGATGTTAGAAATATCCTCCGGATTGCTTGGTAGGCATAATGTGTATAACATTCTAGCTGCTGTATCTGTGGGGATTGCAGTGGGAGCTCCATTGGAGGATATTGTTAGGGGTATTGAAGAAGTGGATGCGGTACCTGGTAGGTGCGAGCTGATTGATGAGGAGCAGGCTTTTTCTGTGATTGTAGATTATGCACACACCCCTGATGCCTTGTCTAGATTGCTTGACACAGTTAGAGAACTTGGTCCAAGGCGAATTATCACTG TTTTTGGATGCGCTGGTGAGAGTGATCGAGGAAAGAGGCCCATGATGACAAAAATTGCAACGGACAAAAGTGAAGTGGTTATTTTGACCTCTGACAATCCCAAGAATGAAGACCCTT TGGACATTTTGGACGATATGCTGGCTGGTGTTGGATGGACCATGCAAGATTATTTGCGGCATGGTGAAAATGACTATTATCCGCCACTTCCAAATGGTCACAGATTGTTCTTGCATGATATTAGACGAGTAGCTGTGCGAGCAGCTGTTGCAATGGGTGAGGAGGGCGATATAGTT GTTATTGCAGGCAAAGGTCATGAAACATATCAATTAGAGGGTGATAAAAGAGAGTTTTTTGATGACAGGGAGGAATGCAGAGAGGCTTTGCAGTATGTTGATGAGTTGCATCAGGCTGGTATAGACACGAGTGAATTCCCCTGGAG ACTGCCAGAGAGCCATTGA